CCATCTGTACATTTCTGACTCCCTGCTAACCGGATGAGTAGCCGAGCACATCTTTTATAATCTAGAAATAAAACAAACGCACTTTTACTCCctgaaaaataaacattaaGGATGTCAAAAGAGAAATCTAAAAAAGGGGGGCTTTCCCATTCTACTGTTTATGCTGGCAATACAGTAATGACACCACAAATACCTTAGCCTCAGACATGTATAAATAACAATACTGGGTTAAAACAGTGTCCATACCTTAGCCTCAGACATGTATAAATAAAAATACTGGGTTAAAACAGTGTCCATACCTTAGCCTCAGACATGTATAGATAACAATACTGGGTTAAAACGGTGTCCCAACAGAGGCCGGTATTAAAACTATACATTACTACATCTTAACACTCATACATTTTACACACTCATGAAaattattatgaataataatctggtaaaaaaaacaaacagattcATTAGCAAATAGAGAAGTTGTGAAGTAAGTGACTCACAGGCAGGTATTGTGCAGTCTCTGGTGTTATGATATAATCTATAAAAGAGTTTGCTACACTTTGGACTGAAGTACAGCGGCCCTGGAAAACACAGATATACAGTTTGTCATCAGTGTAGTCCTCACAAGTGCTCAATTTACCCAAGTAGCACACAACTTGCTGTAGCACACAACTTGCCACACCAATGTAGTTGaacaatgttttaaaataagCATACAGTATGCTATATCAGGCTTACCTGTTAAGTGTTTCAAAAGCTTATCCTTCTGTCTAAGATCTCTTGGAAAAATTTCTGCCAAGGGatggaaagaaaaggagaaaagggaCAGAtgcagggagagggatggagagaagaggagaggagaagagaagagagaaatgcaCCATCAAAGGGAGTATGTATTTCCTGATTACAATGACTTTGGCAACAGATCATAGACAGCACATGACCACCTAATTAATTACATGATGTTCACTCAAGTTGTAAGCTTCATCAGTTAGGCTACTTCCAGTTTACAATTGGACCATGGTTGCAGCCTAATGCACTGACGCGTCTTCTCCACTTTCACCTAAATACACTTGATCCAAAAAAAACCAAACGCAATATGTTGATAGTTCCGTTGAACCTGATGTAAAATGGACAAACTTACCTAAAATTTGCTCGTTGTGTTGTGATTTGTTCACTTCATTGACTTCCTTTGTCTCGATAGAATATTCTTGTTTTCTGGACGCATGCTGCACGCCGCTCTCGCTGTCCTCCGCGTGATGCTCCCGCGCTACTCGTACTTTGTCCATGATGAGCTCCAGGAGGCTCCGTCCGTCCCGGACGCCCGTGGGAACGGCGCTCTGCTTGCAGTATCCGGCGGTGAATATCAACAGTAGGAGTCCAATCAAGACAGGTGTGCGCAGGGCACTCATCGCTACCGAGGAGTGAACAAGGCGAGACCCTCCGTCCCGCGTCGTCTTTTAAAGCCCTGATAACACAACATTGATTTAGGGCAAGGGGTTTTTCTTGGAATCGATCCAACTTTTCATTCTTCCAAGTCGTGATTTAGCTATTCAATTAAAAACATAACTTAAGACATGCCAGAATCGATATACAGATTAACGGAGAACTCACCCTTTAATGTGATGTATTTTTAACAGGGCTAAAGGTTATTTCTGTATAGGCTACACGACATGGCCGATTGGTTATATTTACTTGATAAGAATTTAAGTGCCATGGGGTTAAATGTCAGCGGGAGAGAACACAGATTGCAACCAGGCTACCCAAAGTGCCTTTAAATTAAAAACTCAACCAAACGTTAGACATAGTACACGATCACAAAGTTGCATATTTCCCCTTCTCAGTAGATCAGAAAACTGGATAGAAACTACAAGCATGTCCCAGGCACATTCTACGCCGCGCCTCGGTGGCATTCAACATCTTGtcggaaatgtaggctacaatgttCAAATAGGAGAAATTACCTGTGTTTTTCCCGTTGCGAATCTATGTCACGTTTGTTTAGCGGGCCTCCCTGCGTGTTGGAGGATTATAAAAGTTAATGCCGTTCAAACTAAACAGATTCTGTTGGCGTAGCCGTTCCCCAGGTAGGTTCACTTCCAGGCGCTAGTGCCCCATGTCAGACGGAGGAGCAGGTTCTTATATGTGTATAATGAT
The genomic region above belongs to Sardina pilchardus chromosome 20, fSarPil1.1, whole genome shotgun sequence and contains:
- the alkal2b gene encoding ALK and LTK ligand 2b; translated protein: MSALRTPVLIGLLLLIFTAGYCKQSAVPTGVRDGRSLLELIMDKVRVAREHHAEDSESGVQHASRKQEYSIETKEVNEVNKSQHNEQILEIFPRDLRQKDKLLKHLTGPLYFSPKCSKLFYRLYHNTRDCTIPAYYKRCARLLIRLAGSQKCTDG